A genomic stretch from Arenicella xantha includes:
- a CDS encoding PepSY domain-containing protein, with protein MTLRFLHKWLGVVIGLQVIIWVVSGMLISFIDHKTVSGRLTRTPQDLPAIAQVKAPLFPIQKLIASAPTSQVSSVALTTFMQTLSYRLETPSGPLFYDATTGRPLTVSKQEVQQVAVQSYQGDGRLMSVEYLKSGSRDDNIKDAAWRANFDDDLATRVYISTADASVLAHRNRYWKVVDFLLMLHFMDYPRKHNFNNPQILIVAFLTLWLAISGVLLVMTTFTRRDFTRRGLVR; from the coding sequence GTGACACTGCGTTTTCTGCATAAGTGGCTCGGCGTGGTTATCGGCTTGCAAGTGATAATATGGGTAGTCAGTGGCATGCTGATTAGTTTTATTGATCATAAAACAGTTTCTGGTCGACTAACTCGTACGCCCCAAGACTTGCCTGCCATAGCCCAGGTAAAAGCGCCGTTATTTCCAATTCAGAAACTGATTGCGTCGGCACCAACATCTCAGGTCAGTTCAGTCGCATTAACGACCTTCATGCAAACCTTGAGTTATCGCTTAGAAACGCCTAGCGGCCCACTTTTTTATGATGCGACAACTGGCCGCCCTCTGACCGTATCGAAGCAGGAAGTGCAACAAGTGGCGGTACAAAGCTATCAAGGTGACGGCCGATTAATGTCTGTTGAATACCTTAAAAGCGGAAGTCGTGACGATAATATTAAGGACGCTGCCTGGCGCGCCAACTTTGATGATGACCTCGCTACACGAGTTTACATTTCTACCGCCGACGCGTCGGTTCTGGCGCATCGAAACCGTTACTGGAAAGTGGTCGACTTTCTGCTAATGTTGCACTTCATGGACTATCCTCGAAAGCATAATTTCAATAACCCGCAAATACTGATTGTGGCATTTTTGACATTATGGTTAGCAATCTCAGGAGTATTGCTGGTGATGACGACCTTTACACGTCGTGATTTTACTCGGCGTGGCTTAGTTCGCTAA